In Nitrospira sp., one DNA window encodes the following:
- a CDS encoding TolC family protein — protein MMTTRPAALFFTLMLALPSLATAQPTGSTDATAKGRFLGLQQAIETGLQNHPIVQEANAGLAASSARTDQTKSLYYPQVFANADGAAGAGRLNPRFLIGGGLLQPNLSTYTAGVLASQRIYDFGFTKNLVESSQYGERAQEQDVNARRALVIVSIQRSYLNSLKRQKLVHIAEETVRERGIITGQIETLYRQQLKSKLDLDLVKVELVNAESLLVRSRNDLKSSFADLNRTMGIAGSEDYTLEDVTTDVKIPRALGELISDSLAHPELKRAKEQTASAEAKKRAMKSQYLPTVSAIASGGYYDTFDPNRNVATGGWWAAGGMVSMPLFTGGLIENQVKEAAAQQAAAQAQSSNIEQALTQQVTNAYLDTVTFAQQIKLAEELVKTAQEALSLAKQRYKLGLGTIVEVTQSEVGLTTAQTKLAEAQYDYKIAEVTLAYAAGGSAQLQIDPTIR, from the coding sequence ATGATGACCACTCGACCGGCCGCACTCTTCTTCACCCTGATGCTAGCACTCCCCTCGCTGGCGACAGCGCAGCCGACCGGTTCAACCGACGCAACCGCCAAAGGCCGCTTTCTCGGTCTGCAGCAGGCGATTGAAACCGGCTTGCAGAACCATCCGATCGTGCAGGAGGCCAACGCCGGTCTCGCCGCCTCCAGCGCCAGGACGGATCAAACCAAGTCGCTCTACTATCCGCAAGTCTTTGCCAATGCCGACGGCGCCGCCGGGGCCGGCCGCCTCAATCCCCGCTTCCTGATCGGCGGCGGCCTGCTCCAACCCAACTTGAGCACCTACACGGCCGGCGTGCTGGCGAGCCAACGGATCTACGATTTCGGCTTTACGAAAAACCTGGTGGAATCGTCCCAATACGGCGAGCGAGCCCAGGAGCAGGACGTCAACGCCCGGCGCGCGCTCGTGATCGTCTCCATTCAACGCAGCTATTTAAACAGTCTCAAACGCCAGAAGCTCGTCCATATCGCGGAAGAAACGGTGCGGGAACGCGGGATCATTACCGGCCAGATCGAGACGCTCTATCGCCAGCAGCTCAAGTCCAAACTGGATCTGGACCTGGTCAAAGTGGAGTTGGTCAATGCGGAATCGCTGCTCGTCCGCAGCCGGAATGATTTGAAGTCCAGTTTCGCCGACCTCAACCGCACGATGGGCATCGCCGGATCGGAGGATTACACGCTGGAAGACGTCACCACCGATGTGAAAATTCCGCGCGCGCTGGGGGAGTTGATCTCGGACAGCCTGGCCCACCCTGAGCTGAAACGGGCCAAGGAACAGACCGCCTCGGCCGAGGCGAAGAAACGGGCCATGAAGAGCCAATACCTGCCGACCGTCTCCGCCATCGCGAGCGGCGGGTACTACGACACCTTCGACCCCAACCGCAATGTGGCGACGGGCGGCTGGTGGGCGGCGGGCGGAATGGTCTCCATGCCGCTCTTTACCGGCGGGCTCATCGAGAATCAGGTGAAAGAAGCGGCGGCGCAACAGGCTGCAGCCCAGGCCCAGAGCAGCAACATCGAACAAGCCCTCACGCAACAGGTCACGAACGCCTACCTCGACACCGTGACCTTCGCGCAGCAGATCAAGCTGGCGGAGGAATTGGTCAAGACGGCGCAGGAAGCCTTGAGTCTCGCCAAGCAACGGTACAAACTCGGTCTCGGCACGATCGTGGAAGTGACGCAGTCGGAGGTGGGGCTCACCACGGCGCAAACCAAACTGGCCGAGGCGCAGTACGATTACAAAATCGCCGAAGTGACACTGGCCTACGCCGCCGGCGGCAGCGCGCAGTTGCAAATCGACCCCACGATTCGATAG
- a CDS encoding peptidylprolyl isomerase: MADAGSATKATISVASKGQALGEIVLKFFPDVAPGHVKNFTDLAKKGFYNGTTFHRVIPGFMIQGGDPNSKNPDRSMHGMGGPGHKVKAEFNSKPHKRGIVSMARSNDPDSAGSQFFICVADANFLDWQYTVFAEVVTGMDVADKVVNMKRDGNDNPLERVEMTVTITE, from the coding sequence ATGGCAGACGCAGGCAGTGCGACGAAGGCGACGATCAGCGTGGCGAGCAAGGGGCAGGCGTTGGGCGAGATCGTGTTGAAATTTTTCCCCGACGTGGCGCCGGGCCATGTGAAGAACTTTACGGATCTCGCGAAGAAGGGCTTCTATAACGGGACCACCTTCCACCGCGTCATTCCCGGCTTCATGATTCAGGGCGGCGATCCCAACAGCAAGAACCCAGACCGGTCGATGCACGGCATGGGCGGCCCCGGCCATAAAGTGAAGGCGGAGTTCAACAGCAAGCCGCATAAGCGCGGCATCGTCTCGATGGCCCGCTCGAACGATCCGGACAGCGCCGGCTCGCAATTCTTCATCTGCGTGGCGGACGCCAATTTCCTGGACTGGCAGTACACGGTGTTTGCCGAAGTCGTGACTGGCATGGACGTGGCGGATAAAGTCGTCAACATGAAACGCGACGGGAACGACAATCCCCTCGAACGCGTCGAGATGACCGTTACGATCACCGAGTAA